The following are from one region of the Brachyspira sp. SAP_772 genome:
- a CDS encoding S4 domain-containing protein has protein sequence MKKSKNKLNSTNKELYEGAVIRKCRIEEDIESMRLDKYMGNRFSYYSRNKWQDLIGEGLVLVNGEKIKYTRTISKGDEISYYFKDMKEPEVNKDIEIIYDDGDLI, from the coding sequence ATGAAAAAATCTAAAAATAAACTCAATTCTACTAATAAAGAATTATATGAAGGTGCTGTTATAAGGAAGTGCCGTATCGAAGAAGATATTGAATCTATGCGATTAGATAAATATATGGGAAATAGGTTTTCTTATTATTCCAGAAACAAGTGGCAGGATTTGATAGGTGAGGGGCTTGTATTAGTAAACGGAGAGAAGATAAAATATACTAGAACTATTTCAAAAGGCGATGAGATATCATACTATTTTAAAGATATGAAAGAGCCTGAAGTAAATAAAGATATAGAGATAATTTATGATGATGGCGATTTAATTAT
- a CDS encoding dCTP deaminase domain-containing protein has product IPETGYQLEPNQLYLGRTLEYTKTKKYVPMIEGRSSIGRLGIFIHITAGFGDVGFAGYWTLEIFCIKPIIIYPEVEIAQLYYHTIDGEYEEYASSKYQNNTDVQPSMLYKDFK; this is encoded by the coding sequence ATACCAGAAACAGGATATCAGTTAGAGCCTAATCAGCTTTATTTGGGAAGAACTTTAGAATATACCAAAACAAAAAAATATGTGCCTATGATAGAGGGTAGGTCATCTATAGGAAGGCTTGGTATATTTATACATATTACTGCTGGGTTTGGAGATGTTGGTTTTGCGGGGTATTGGACATTAGAGATATTTTGYATTAAGCCTATAATAATATACCCTGAAGTAGAAATTGCTCAGCTTTATTATCACACTATAGATGGTGAATATGAAGAGTATGCAAGCAGTAAATATCAAAACAACACTGATGTKCAGCCTAGCATGCTTTACAAAGATTTTAAATAA